From a single Miscanthus floridulus cultivar M001 chromosome 8, ASM1932011v1, whole genome shotgun sequence genomic region:
- the LOC136475793 gene encoding uncharacterized protein isoform X6, producing MVGLSEGEKHFIRGGIAQDLRTDGRKRLQFRALSVQTGVIPQANGSARVRLGATEIIASIKAELGKPSILHPDKGKVSIFVDCSPTAEPMFEGRGSEELSAELSVSLQRCLLGGKSGAG from the exons ATGGTGGGTCTCTCTGAAGGGGAGAAGCACTTCATCCGTGGCGGCATTGCGCAGGACCTTCGCACTGATGGACGTAAGCGACTGCAGTTCCGGGCCCTCTCCGTCCAAACTGGAGTCATTCCACAG GCGAATGGCTCAGCGCGTGTTAGATTGGGGGCCACTGAAATAATTGCTAGCATCAAG GCTGAACTTGGAAAACCAAGCATTCTTCACCCTGACAAAGGAAAAGTTTCCATTTTTGTTGACTGTAGTCCAACCGCTGAGCCTATGTTTGAG ggtagaGGTTCTGAAGAATTGTCTGCTGAGCTCTCTGTTTCCCTGCAAAGATGCTTGCTGGGTGGTAAAAGTGGTGCTG GTTAA
- the LOC136475793 gene encoding uncharacterized protein isoform X2: MVGLSEGEKHFIRGGIAQDLRTDGRKRLQFRALSVQTGVIPQANGSARVRLGATEIIASIKAELGKPSILHPDKGKVSIFVDCSPTAEPMFEGRGSEELSAELSVSLQRCLLGGKSGAARHTELMLQLKELPS, encoded by the exons ATGGTGGGTCTCTCTGAAGGGGAGAAGCACTTCATCCGTGGCGGCATTGCGCAGGACCTTCGCACTGATGGACGTAAGCGACTGCAGTTCCGGGCCCTCTCCGTCCAAACTGGAGTCATTCCACAG GCGAATGGCTCAGCGCGTGTTAGATTGGGGGCCACTGAAATAATTGCTAGCATCAAG GCTGAACTTGGAAAACCAAGCATTCTTCACCCTGACAAAGGAAAAGTTTCCATTTTTGTTGACTGTAGTCCAACCGCTGAGCCTATGTTTGAG ggtagaGGTTCTGAAGAATTGTCTGCTGAGCTCTCTGTTTCCCTGCAAAGATGCTTGCTGGGTGGTAAAAGTGGTGCTG CACGGCACACAGAGCTCATGCTTCAACTGAAGGAGTTACCAA GTTAA
- the LOC136475793 gene encoding uncharacterized protein isoform X5 — translation MVGLSEGEKHFIRGGIAQDLRTDGRKRLQFRALSVQTGVIPQANGSARVRLGATEIIASIKAELGKPSILHPDKGKVSIFVDCSPTAEPMFEVEVLKNCLLSSLFPCKDACWVVKVVLVNTSG, via the exons ATGGTGGGTCTCTCTGAAGGGGAGAAGCACTTCATCCGTGGCGGCATTGCGCAGGACCTTCGCACTGATGGACGTAAGCGACTGCAGTTCCGGGCCCTCTCCGTCCAAACTGGAGTCATTCCACAG GCGAATGGCTCAGCGCGTGTTAGATTGGGGGCCACTGAAATAATTGCTAGCATCAAG GCTGAACTTGGAAAACCAAGCATTCTTCACCCTGACAAAGGAAAAGTTTCCATTTTTGTTGACTGTAGTCCAACCGCTGAGCCTATGTTTGAGGTTG aGGTTCTGAAGAATTGTCTGCTGAGCTCTCTGTTTCCCTGCAAAGATGCTTGCTGGGTGGTAAAAGTGGTGCTG GTTAACACCAGCGGATAG
- the LOC136475793 gene encoding uncharacterized protein isoform X7 — MVGLSEGEKHFIRGGIAQDLRTDGRKRLQFRALSVQTGVIPQANGSARVRLGATEIIASIKAELGKPSILHPDKGKVSIFVDCSPTAEPMFEVLLHICSLCTLVTDCLVKRCC; from the exons ATGGTGGGTCTCTCTGAAGGGGAGAAGCACTTCATCCGTGGCGGCATTGCGCAGGACCTTCGCACTGATGGACGTAAGCGACTGCAGTTCCGGGCCCTCTCCGTCCAAACTGGAGTCATTCCACAG GCGAATGGCTCAGCGCGTGTTAGATTGGGGGCCACTGAAATAATTGCTAGCATCAAG GCTGAACTTGGAAAACCAAGCATTCTTCACCCTGACAAAGGAAAAGTTTCCATTTTTGTTGACTGTAGTCCAACCGCTGAGCCTATGTTTGAG GTGCTTCTGCATATATGTTCCCTTTGTACATTGGTTACCGATTGCCTGGTAAAACGATGCTGCTAG
- the LOC136475793 gene encoding uncharacterized protein isoform X1 produces the protein MVGLSEGEKHFIRGGIAQDLRTDGRKRLQFRALSVQTGVIPQANGSARVRLGATEIIASIKAELGKPSILHPDKGKVSIFVDCSPTAEPMFEGRGSEELSAELSVSLQRCLLGGKSGAARHTELMLQLKELPSIFLKAASTF, from the exons ATGGTGGGTCTCTCTGAAGGGGAGAAGCACTTCATCCGTGGCGGCATTGCGCAGGACCTTCGCACTGATGGACGTAAGCGACTGCAGTTCCGGGCCCTCTCCGTCCAAACTGGAGTCATTCCACAG GCGAATGGCTCAGCGCGTGTTAGATTGGGGGCCACTGAAATAATTGCTAGCATCAAG GCTGAACTTGGAAAACCAAGCATTCTTCACCCTGACAAAGGAAAAGTTTCCATTTTTGTTGACTGTAGTCCAACCGCTGAGCCTATGTTTGAG ggtagaGGTTCTGAAGAATTGTCTGCTGAGCTCTCTGTTTCCCTGCAAAGATGCTTGCTGGGTGGTAAAAGTGGTGCTG CACGGCACACAGAGCTCATGCTTCAACTGAAGGAGTTACCAAGTATTTTTTTGAAGGCTGCTTCTACATTCTAA
- the LOC136475793 gene encoding uncharacterized protein isoform X3: MVGLSEGEKHFIRGGIAQDLRTDGRKRLQFRALSVQTGVIPQANGSARVRLGATEIIASIKAELGKPSILHPDKGKVSIFVDCSPTAEPMFEVEVLKNCLLSSLFPCKDACWVVKVVLHGTQSSCFN, translated from the exons ATGGTGGGTCTCTCTGAAGGGGAGAAGCACTTCATCCGTGGCGGCATTGCGCAGGACCTTCGCACTGATGGACGTAAGCGACTGCAGTTCCGGGCCCTCTCCGTCCAAACTGGAGTCATTCCACAG GCGAATGGCTCAGCGCGTGTTAGATTGGGGGCCACTGAAATAATTGCTAGCATCAAG GCTGAACTTGGAAAACCAAGCATTCTTCACCCTGACAAAGGAAAAGTTTCCATTTTTGTTGACTGTAGTCCAACCGCTGAGCCTATGTTTGAGGTTG aGGTTCTGAAGAATTGTCTGCTGAGCTCTCTGTTTCCCTGCAAAGATGCTTGCTGGGTGGTAAAAGTGGTGCTG CACGGCACACAGAGCTCATGCTTCAACTGA
- the LOC136475793 gene encoding uncharacterized protein isoform X4 — protein sequence MVGLSEGEKHFIRGGIAQDLRTDGRKRLQFRALSVQTGVIPQANGSARVRLGATEIIASIKAELGKPSILHPDKGKVSIFVDCSPTAEPMFEVEVLKNCLLSSLFPCKDACWVVKVVLVEFCS from the exons ATGGTGGGTCTCTCTGAAGGGGAGAAGCACTTCATCCGTGGCGGCATTGCGCAGGACCTTCGCACTGATGGACGTAAGCGACTGCAGTTCCGGGCCCTCTCCGTCCAAACTGGAGTCATTCCACAG GCGAATGGCTCAGCGCGTGTTAGATTGGGGGCCACTGAAATAATTGCTAGCATCAAG GCTGAACTTGGAAAACCAAGCATTCTTCACCCTGACAAAGGAAAAGTTTCCATTTTTGTTGACTGTAGTCCAACCGCTGAGCCTATGTTTGAGGTTG aGGTTCTGAAGAATTGTCTGCTGAGCTCTCTGTTTCCCTGCAAAGATGCTTGCTGGGTGGTAAAAGTGGTGCTG GTGGAGTTCTGCTCCTAG